The DNA region CCGGCTATGAGCTGACCCGGCGGTTCGACAAGTCGATCGGGTTCTTCTGGCGGGCCACCCATCAGCAGATCTACCGCGTCCTCAAGCGGATGGATGAGGCCGGGTGGGTCCATGTCGAGCACGTCCCACAGGACGGCAAGCCCGACAAGAAGGTCTACACCGTCACCGAAGAGGGTGCCGCCGAGATCGAGCGCTGGGTCGCCGAGCCGAGCGCGCCCCTGGAACTGCGCGATGAGCTCGCGGTCAAGCTGCGGGCGGCGGCGCACGGGGACCTTGGGGCGATGATCGCCGAGGTTGAGCGGCATCGGGACCACCACGCCGAGCGGCTCGCGCTGTATGAGGCGTTGGAGAGACGCGACTTTCCCGACCCGGACGTGCTGACCGGCCCTGCCCTGCACCAGTTCCTTGTCCTGCGTGGCGGCGTGAGTGCCGAGCGGGGGTTCGTCGCGTGGTGCGACGAGGTCTCGGCGGCCCTGCGGCGAGAGAAAGGCGATTCCTGATGAGCGAGTACCCCACCTTGTTGTCCCCGCTGGACCTCGGGTTCACCACGCTGCGCAACCGGGTCGTGATGGGCTCGATGCACACCGGCCTTGAGGACCGGGCCGCCGACATCCCCAAGCTGGCCGAGTACTTCGCCGAGCGGGCGCGGGGTGGGGTCGGCCTGATCATCACCGGCGGCTACGCGCCCAACCGGACCGGGTGGCTCAAGCCGTTCGCCTCCAAGCTGACCACCGACGCTGAGGCGCGCGCGCACCGCGAGGTCACCGACGCCGTGCACGCCGCCGGGGGCAAGATCGCGTTGCAGATCCTGCACGCCGGACGCTATGCATATCACCCGTTCAGCGCGTCCGCGTCGGCCATCAAGGCGCCGATCAACCCGTTTCGGCCGCGGGCGCTGTCCGACCGCGGGGTGCGCGCGCAGATCAGTGCCTTCGTGCGGTGTGCGGTGCTGGCCAAGGCGGCGGGCTATGACGGTGTCGAGATCATGGGGTCCGAGGGGTACTTCATCAACCAGTTCCTCGCGCCGCGCACGAACAAGCGCACTGACCAGTGGGGTGGGTCGCGGGAGAACCGGCGCAGGCTCGCGGTCGAGATCGTGCGGCGCACGCGGGAGGCGGTCGGGACCGACTTCATCATCGTCTACCGGCTGTCGATGGCCGAGTTCGTCGAGGACGGCCAGACCTGGGACGAGATCGTCACCCTGGGCAAGGAGATCGAGGCGGCGGGCGCCACGATCATCAACACCGGCATCGGCTGGCACGAGGCCCGGGTGCCCACCATCGTCACCTCCGTGCCGCGCGCGGCGTTCACCTCGGTCACCGCGCGGTTCAGGCCGCATGTGTCGATCCCGGTGGTGACGTCGAACCGGATCAACATGCCGCAGGTGGCCGAGGAGGTCCTCAGCCGCGGCGACGCGGACCTGGTGTCGATGGCCCGGCCGATGCTGGCCGACCCGGACTGGGTGGTCAAGGCCGAGCAGGGCCGGGCCGACGAGATCAACACGTGCATCGCCTGCAACCAGGCGTGCCTGGACCACGTGTTCCAGAACCGCAAGGCCTCGTGCATGGTCAACCCGCGGGCGGCGCGGGAGACCGAACTGGTGCTGCTGCCGACCCGCAAGGCCAAGCGGGTCGCGGTGGTCGGTGCCGGTCCGGCAGGCCTGTCCGCGGCGGTGACGCTGGCCCAGCGCGGGCACGCCGTCGAGTTGTTCGAGGCGCGTTCCGAGATCGGCGGGCAGTTCGACATCGCCAGGAGGATCCCGGGCAAGGAGGAGTTCGACGAGACGATCCGCTACTACTCGCGGCAGCTCGCGGTAACCGGTGTGACTGTCCACTTGGGAGCACGGGTCGGCGCCGCCGAGCTGTCCGGGTATGACGAGGTCGTGCTCGCCACCGGGGTCGCGCCGCGCCTGCCGTCGATCCCGGGTATCGACCACGCGAAGGTTTTGTCCTATGTGGACGTCGTGCGGCACGGCAAGCCGGTGGGTGCGAAGGTGGCGGTCATCGGCGCGGGCGGTATCGGCGTCGACGTCAGCGAGTTCCTGACCCACACCGAGTCGCCCGCCCTCGACCTCACCGCCTGGCGAGCGGAGTGGGGCGTCGACGCGGAGAACGGGCTGACCAAGCCCCAGCCGGAGGCGTCGCCTCGACAGGTCTTCCTCTTGCAGCGCAAGGAAGGCCGCATCGGCGCAGGCCTGGGCAAGACGACCGGCTGGGTCCACCGCGCGGCCCTGAAGTCCAAGCGGGTGGAGCAGATCCCCGGCGTGAACTACGAGCGCATCGACGACGCTGGCCTGCACATCACCTTCGGCAAGAACCGCGAGCGCGCCCGGGTGCTCGACGTGGACAACGTCGTCATCTGCGCGGGCCAGGAACCCGTCCGCGACCTGGCCGACGACCTGCGCGCGGCGGGCGTCCCGATCCACCTCATCGGCGGCGCCGACGTCGCGGCCGAACTCGACGCCAAGCGCGCCATCGATCAGGGAACCCGGCTGGCGATGACCCTGTGAGTGTCTCGGTGTAACAGTCGGCGACCGCCGAACTGCCCCCTCCAGTGCCGCACAACACATCCATGACCCGGGCGCGTCACCCGGGAGTCGGCCTGCAGGACCCGGCCCACGCGGTCGGCTATCTGCTCAAGGAACGCGTCGGCAACCTCGACGAACTGGTCGGTTCCCTGCGCCGGTGGCGGCGGGCGAAGTGGTGATCGATCCGCACCTGATCAGCGCCCTGATGCCGCACCGACCACCCGCTCGACGCGCTGAGCCCGCACGAGCGCAGGATCCTGGCCCTGGTCGCCGAGGGACGGTTCAACCTGGGCATCGCCGAACAGATGACGTGCCAGGTGGGAACCGTGGAGAAGCACCTGAGCGCGATCACGTCGAAGCTCGGCCCCTCCTCGATCGACCCGCCCCAGCGGCGCGGCGTGAACGTGCGGGTCCTGGCCGCGCAGGCGTTCCTGCGCGGGTCGCACCGGTGAGTTGCCGGTTCGCGAAAGACCCCACATCCTGAGGGTCCATGCCGACCGAACCGGAGCCCGCCATGTCCGAAGTCGACGACTTCCTCGACGAGATGCTGTCCAAGCAGGTCGCGGCGGAGCGCGCGATCCACGAAGGCGATGTCGAGCCGCGCCTGGCGATCTGGTCCCGGAACGACCCGGTGACGCTGTTCGGGGCGGCGGTTCCCGTGCGGTCCGGCTGGCCGGAGGTGAGCCGGACCTTCCACTGGGTCGCCTCCCGCTTCTCCGAGTCGGTCGACTACCGGTTCGAGGTCGTGGCGGCCGGGGCCAGCGGCGATCTGGCCTACACGATCGGGTTCGAACACAACACCGTCCGCGTCAACGGCGAGATGACGACCTACACGCTGCGCGCGACCCACGTCTACCGCCGCGAGGACGGTGAGTGGCGGATCGTGCACCGACACGGGGACCCGGTCCCGGAGGATCAGGAGCCCCGGGTGAACCCGTAGCCGCCGTCGACCTCGCGCACGCGCTTGTGTGGGAACCGGCGCTCGACGTAGTCCTTGGCAGGGGTGCCGGGCATCACGTAAACCGGTTCCACCTTGTCCTGCAAGGGTTTCAGCACCGTGTCCATGAACGCCTTGCGATCGTCCAGATAGGGGCCGAGCACGTCCTCGCCCGCCGGGCAGACGGCCATGCAGTACGCCGCCTTGTAATTCGGCTTGAACGCCAGGCTCTGCCACATCGACGCGTTCTCCGCGTCGGTCACCCGGTCGCGGAAGTCGTCGGCGTCGGTGCTGTCGGCCACGGTCTGCGCCCAGTCGGTGAACCCGCTCATGAACTCCCGATAGTTGTGCGTCGAGCAGGCGAGGAAGTCGAACTCGCCGGTCTTCTTGATCGCGCCGACCGGGCACGCCGCCACGCACAGCTTGCACTCGAAGCAGGGGTTGTAGTCCAGCGGCGCCCCATACTCGGTCACCTCGGCGTCGACCAGCAGCGTCGCCAGCAGGACGAAGTTGCCGAAGCGCGGGTGGATCACGTTGCGGTGCACGCCCATCGCGCCCAGCCCGGCGGCGACGGCGACGGTCTTGTGCGCCACCACCCAGATCCGGCCCGGGTAGTTGTCCATCTCCATCGGAAACGTGGCGGACGGATTCAGCGCGCGATACCCCGCGTCCTGGAGCCCGCGCACCACGTCGTGCCCGATCTCGTTGGCGATCTCCCCGCTGCGATGGAACTCCTGATTCGCCACACTGCGCGCGGGCGTGCGGACGTTCTCGCGGTTCATTCGCACGACCAGCGAGACCAGCGTCTTCGTGCTGGGGAGCGCGGCCAGGACATGCGGACGCTCGCCCGCGAGGTCGGGGTGGTCGAGGCTGACCGCGGCCACATCGTCGGCCCCAGCCGCGAGGCACAGCTCACGCAACCACGCTGCGTCGATCGGGCCAGGTGGTTCGACGCGCGGGCGGTCCAGCACGGCCCGCACGCTCGGGTGGCGCGACACCTTGTCCGGCAAAGCCACGGCTCCTCCAGCAGTCAGTTGGATTCTCCAACTCATCGTGTCAGCGGAGTAGGTTGGAAATCAAGACCCAGCAGGTAGGATGTCGGTTGTGCCACCAAGAGCCTGCTCGATCGCCAATGCCCTGCAGGTCATCGGCGAACGCTGGAGCCTGCTCGCCCTACGCGAGATCTTCTTCGGCGTCCGCCGCTTCGACCAGATCGCCACCAACACCGGCGCCAGCCGCGACATCCTCGCCACCCGCCTGCGCACCCTGGTCGAGGCGGGTCTGCTGGAGAAGCAGCGGTACAACGCCCATCCGCCCCGGTATGAGTACGTCCTCACCGACGTGGGCATGGCCCTGCACACGGTCCTGCTGACCCTCATGTCATGGGGCGATCACCATGTCACCCAAGGCGAACCACCCACGGTCTGGCGCCACTCCTGCGGTGCAGAGCTGACTCCACGAACCGTCTGCGCGTCCTGCGGCGACGAGGTCCACGCGCCTGACCTGACCCTCGTCCGCGCCGACGGGCTCGGCACGGACGAGTGACCAAGCAGGGGCCCGACGACGTGGATCAACGGCTGTAACGCGAGAACCCCGCATACACGTGCTGCGTACGCGGCGTTCTCCGGCGTAGTGCGTCGGCTGCGGTTGAGACGGACCTTCGGGGGCACCAGTTCGCGCGCGTCGTCCGCCGAATGCGCTGACGTCTGCACGGCGTTGGCGGGTGACCCGGCCCGCGAAGGAGTCATCGACAAGGTTCAGCGATGCGAGCTGCTCGCCGTGGCCCTCGGCCGGATTGTGAGGTCGCACGTCTGGCAGTGGGGGCAGCGTCTGGCCCGAGCAGGTGTTCCCCGTGATCTCGAACGCCGCCGCGTCGTTGCCAGAGATCGACGCGGCGCCGAAGGTCGTGGGCAGCGTCCCGGTCGCCTCGACCGTGACCTTCCGGGGGTGCCCCGACCGTCGCCGTTCCCACGTCGGGACTGACCACCTTGACCACACCCGCCACACAGGCGGCCTGACCTGTCACCCGTTCGTGCAGCAGTCCCATCCACCAGGACGCTGGACTGGATGACTCCCTCGCGTTTGCCGTAGCCGGATAACACCCAATCCGGGGGTACTTCCACACGAAAGTAGTAACAATGTCCTCCGCTGGGCGACGGACTCAGATGTCCCCGCACCAAGCAGGAGGCAGTCCCATGAGGCGTAGCCGGTGTGCCAGGGCCGCGGTCCTGGCGATGGTCCTACCCATCTCGCTGGTCACCTCCGGTGGTGAGGCGGTCGCCGCGCCCACCTTGGGGGCCGAACCGCTGACCCCGGCGGACCGGGTGACAGCGGACAAATCCCCGACCAGCAGGCTCGCCAAGACCGACGCCTCGCTGCTCGGGCGGACCGATGCCATGCTCATCCCCGTAGTCATCAAACTCGACTACGACTCGCTGGCAACCTACGCGGGTGGGCGCCGCGGCCTCGAGGCCACCAGCCCCTCGGTGACCGGCAAGAAGCTGAAGGACAAGACCGCGGCGCAGCAGAAGTACGAGGCGTTCGCCGCGGGCCAGGAGCAGGCGTTCAAGGCCGAACTGGCCACGCGGGCGCCGCAGGCCGCGGTCGGGACCTCGCTGCGGGTGGTGTACGGCGGCGTGTCCGCCCGGGTGCCCGCGAACAAGATCAGCGACATCCTCGCGATCCCGAACGTCGTCGCCGTGCAAGCCGACGACCCCAACCACCTCCTCACCGACTCCAGCCCGGACTTCATCGGCGCCCCCTCCAGCTACAACCGGCTTGGTACGACGGCGGGTGCGGGCACGGGCGTCCTCTACGGCAATCTGGACTCGGGCGTCTGGCCCGAACACCCGTCCTTCGCCGACCTGGGCAATCTCGCCGCGCCGCCGGGGCCCGCGCGGGTGTGCGACTACGGCGACAACCCGTTGACCCCGGCCAACGACCCGTTCGCTTGCCAGCGCAAGCTGGTCGGCGGCGCCGCCTTCACCCAGACCTACGACCTGGTCCTGGGCGACGACGTGTTCGCGGGCACCGCCCGCGACAGCAACGGCCACGGCACGCACACCGCGTCGACGTCGGCGGGCAACATCGTCAACAATGTGTCCGTCCTCGGGCGGGCGCAAGCCCCGATCCACGGTATCGCGCCCGGCGCGTGGGTGATGGAGTACAAGGTCTGCGGCCCCCAGGGCTGCTTCCCGTCCGACACCACCGCCGCGGTCGGCCAGGCCATCTTGGACGGCGTCGACGTGATCAACTACTCGATCTCCGGCGGCGAGGACCCGTTCACCGACCCCACCGAACTGGCCTTCCTCGACGCCTACGCCGCGGGCCTGTTCGTCGCCGCGTCGGCGGGCAACTCCGGACCCGCCGCGGGCACGTCCAACCACCTGTCGCCGTGGGTGACCACGGTCGCGGCGTCGACCCAGCGGCGCGAGTTCGCGAGCACGCTGACCATCACCGCGGACAACGGCGACACCTTCACCGCCGACGGCGCGAGCATCACCCCCGGTGCGGGCCCGGCCCAGATCGTGCTCGCCTCCGCGGCGCCGTACTCCAACGCTCTGTGCACCACGCCCGCGCCCGCGGGCCTCTTCACGGGCAAGATCGTCGCGTGCCAGCGCGGCCCCGGCCGGGTGGCCAAGGGCTTCAACGTCCTGCAGGGCGGCGCGGCAGGCATGGTCCTCTTCAACCCGAGCCGGGCCGATGCCCTGACCGACACGCACTGGCTGCCTGCGGTGCACCTCCCCGACGGCACCTCGATGCTGGCGTTCCTCGGCTCGCACACGGGCGAGACCGCCCGGTTCACCGCGGGCCAGTCGCGCTCGGGCCAGGGCGACGTCATGGCCGCCTTCTCCTCGCGCGGCCCCGGCGGGAACTTCATCAAGCCCGACGTGACCGCGCCCGGCGTGCAGATCCTCGCGGGCGACACCCCGATCGTGGAATCGGTTGCCAGCGGCCCGGGCGGTGAGCTCTTCCAGGCCATTGCAGGCACGTCGATGTCCAGCCCGCACACCGCGGGCGCGGCGATCCTGCTCAAGGCGATCAACCCCGGCTGGACCCCGGGGCAGATCAAGTCGGGCCTGATGTCCACGGCGACCACAGCGGTGGTCAAGGAGGACCGGTCGACCCCAGCCGACCCGTTCGACATGGGTTCGGGCCGTATCGACCTGCGGCAGGCGTGGGCGCCCGGTATCACCTTCGACGAGACCGCGGCCAACATGGCGCTGCTGGCCAATGACCCGGTCAACGCAGTGCACCTGAACGTGCCGTCGGTCAACACGAACGTCATGCCGGGCAGGCTGACCACAGTCCGCACGGCGAAGAACGTCAGCGGGCTCAAGCAGAAATACACCGTCTCGACCACCGCCCCGGCGGGAGCGAAGATCACGGTGCTGCCGAAGAAGTTCAGCCTCGACCCGGGCCAGTCGGCGCAGTTGTCGATCACCATCGAGTCACAGGCGCCCGCCGCGCAGTTCTTCGGGCAGATCCGGCTGGTGCCGGATAGCCCGCAGTTCCCAGCGCTGCACCTGCCGGTGGCGTTCAAGACCGGCCAGTCCCACGTGACGCTGGCCAGCGAGTGCGCTCCCACGCAGATCGCGGTCAACGCGACAAGCACGTGCACGGTGACCGCGACGAACACCTCGTTCACCGACACGACCGTTGACCTGACGACGAGGCTGTCCAACCAGCTCAAGGTCGTGAGCGCCAGCAACGCCACGGTGGTCGACAAGCGCACGGTGCACAAGACCGGGGTGACGGTCGCGGGCGCCTTGCCGGGTGTCCCGTCGGTCGACGCGGGTGAGCTGTTCGGCTACATCCCGCTGACCGCCTTCGGCGTCACACCGGTCCCGATCGGCGACGAGGAGATCATCAACTTCAACGTTCCGGCGTTCGTCTACAACGGGGTGACCTACAGCCGGGTCGGCGTCGACTCCAACGGGTACCTCGTCGTGGGCGGTGGGACGGCCGACGACAACAACTGCTGCTCGCTGCCCACGGGTCCGAGCCCCGCGCGGCCGAACAACATCCTCGCGCCGTTCTGGACCGACCTCGACGGCACGGGCGCCCCCGGCGTCTATGCGGCCGTGCTCACCGACGGGGTGAACAGCTGGCTGGTGTTCGAGTACCGGGTGAACGTCTTCGGCACCACGTCCGGGCGGACGTTCCAGGTGTGGATCGGCGTGAACGGCACGCAGGACATCACGTTCGCCTACAACCCGGCCGCCCTGCCCGCCGACCCGGGCCAGCCGTTCCTGGTCGGCGCCGAGAACGAGTTCGGCGGCGGCGACATCGCCGCGGTGCTGCCCACCGACGACCTGCGGGTGACCAGCACCGTGCCGGTTCCGGGGGCGTCGGTGTCCTACACGGTGACCGTCGTGGGCACCGAGCCCGGTGCCGGGAGGGTGACCACCGAGATGACCGGGGCGGGTCTGCCCGGCACCACCGTGGTGACCAGCGTGGTGGCGATCGAGTAGGAGAACCGGTGGGAGCGCGGGGCCCGGCGGTGAGTTCGCCGGGCCCCACTCCCGCTGAAAGTCAGTAGCCGACGTTTGGCAGCGCCTCCTGGCCACGTCGGTCGCGAAGCTGGTGCCTCGTCGTTCACCGAGGAGGTGCGCAAGACGCCGTTGACGGCCACGCCGTACTCACTGCGGCACGCCGCTGTGTCGACGTGGCTAGCCGGGGAGTGGACCCGGCCCAGGTGGCGAAGTGGGCCGGACACTCACTTGAGGTGCTGCGTCAGGTTTACGCGAAGTCCTTGCACGGCAGGGAGAACGCCGCGCGCGACGTCACCACGTATTCGCCACGAACACCCGTAGACGGCCCGACATGGCCGGACGCAGCCGGACAAGACAAGATCAAGCCCTGACCGGCTTTACGCTGGTCAGGGCTTGATTTCACCCGGCGAAAGGTGGTGCCCCCGGCAGGATTCGAACCTGCGACACACGGTTTAGGAAACCGATGCTCTATCCCCTGAGCTACGAGGGCGTGCGCCGGACACGATACCCGGTGCCGCTCACCGTCCTCTCCGCCACCTAGGGGTGGTCCCGGATGTCCCGATCAAGGCTGGGCGGCAGGATGGCGCCAGACGGAGGGGAGAGGTCAGTGGCTGACCGGAGGCTGGAGATCGACCGCATCTCCAAGCGGTATGGGGACGTCGTGGCGCTGCGGGAGATGACGTTCGACGTGCGGGCGGGGGAGTTGTTCGGGTTCGTCGGGAGCAACGGCGCGGGCAAGACGACCACTATGCGGATCGCGCTGGGGGTTTTGGCGGCGGACGCGGGGGAGGTTCGGTGGGATGGGCGGCCGGTGACCCTGCGGACGCGGCGGCATATCGGGTACATGCCGGAGGAGCGGGGGCTCTATCCGAAGATGAAGGTGGGCGAGCAGCTGATCTACCTGGCTCGGCTGCACGGGCTGTCGGCCGTGGCCGCCGAGCGGGCGATGGGGGAGTGGACCGAGCGCCTTGGGGTGGGTGGGCGGGTGGGGGATGAGGTGCAGAAGCTGAGCCTTGGCAACCAGCAGCGGGTCCAGCTGGCCGCCGCCCTTGTGCACAACCCGACCATTCTGGTGCTCGACGAGCCGTTCTCCGGGCTTGACCCGGTGGCGGTGGACGTCATGAGCAAGGTGTTGAAGGACAAGGCTTCCGACGGGGTGCCGGTGGTGTTCTCCAGCCACCAGCTCGACCTGGTCGAGCGGTTGTGCGACCGGGTCGGGATCGTCCGCAGTGGACAGATGGTGGCGTGCGACCGGGTCGACGCGTTGCGCGACACCGGGGCTGTTCGCCTGGTGGTCGACGTGCCGCAGGCGCGCAATGGGTGGGCCGATGGGCTCGCCGGGGTGACGGTCAAGGAACGGGCGGGGACCAAGACCGTCCTCGAACTCGCCGATGGCGCCGACGATCAGGCCGTGTTGCGGGCCGCGTTGGCCACGGGGCCGGTGGCTGAGTTCAGCAGGCGGCGGCCGTCGTTGGCCGAGCTGTTCCGCAGTGTCGTGTCCGAGGGGGTGGCGGCGTGACCGAGGACGTGCACCTTGGCAACTGGGCCGCGGTGGGGCTGGTCGCCGAGCGGGAGGTCCGCACCCGGCTGCGGTCCAAGGCGTTCATCATCACGACGGTGGCCACGCTGGTCCTACTCGTGGGGTTCGCGCTGGTCATGAAGCTGGTGGGCGGTGGCGCGGACGCCACGGTCGGGTTCACCGGGGGCGCCACCCAGCTGGAGGCGCCGCTCAAGGCGACCGCGGAGAGCATCGGGCAGAACATCGACACCAGGTCCGTGCCCGACGAGGCGGCGGCGCGCAAGCAGGTCGAGGACCAGTCGCTCGACGCGCTGATTGTCGGGGACGGGTCGAAGATCGTCGTGGTGGTCAAGAAGGACATCGACGATTCGCTGCGCAACGTGGTCAACGTGCTGGCCGGCCAGTTGGCCCTCAACCAGCAGATCGTGGACCTCGGCGGCGACCCGGCCAGGGTGGCCGAGACCGTCGCGGCGGCCAAGGCCGAGGTGCGGCCGATGGAGCCGCCGTTCGACTACAACGGCCAGCAGCTCGTGATCGGCATGATCGCGGGCGTGCTGATCTACATGTCGCTGTTGATCAACGGGCAGTCCGTGGCCCAGGGCGTCGTGGAGGAGAAGTCCAGCCGGGTCGTCGAACTGCTGCTCGCGACCATCCGGCCGTGGCAGCTCATGGCGGGCAAGGTGCTCGGCATCGGTGTGGTCGGCCTGATCCAGATGATCGCCATCGGCGGGGTCGGCGTCGCCGCGGCGCTCGCGTTGGGCGTGCTGACGATCTCCGTCGGCGCCGCCGTCGGCACGGTCGTGTGGCTGGTGGTGTGGTTCCTGCTCGGCTTCATCGCGTACTCGCTGGTCTTCGCCGCGCTCGCGGCGCTGGTGTCGCGGCAGGAGGACGTCGCCGGGGTCATCACGCCGCCGCTGATGTTCGTCATCCTTGGCTATGTGATGGGCATCTCGGTGCTGCCATACGACCCGGGCAACAAGCTGATCGAGATCCTGTCGATCACCCCGCTGTTCGCCCCGACGCTGATGCCGATGCGCCTGGCCATGGGCGGTGTTCCCGCGTGGGAGGCGGCGTTGTCGGTCGCGCTCGTGGTGGCGCTGATCCCGGCGCTGGTCTGGCTGTCGGGCCGGGTCTACCGCAACGCGGTGATGCGCAGCGGCGGGAAGGTGAAGCTGAGGGAGGCTCTGCGGTCGTGAGCACCGAGGGTGCGCACGTCACCCGGTAGAGTCACGCGATGCCGAATCGGGGAGGCATTGTGATCAAGGTACTGGTCGCGGACGACGAGGATCTCGTCCGTTCGGGTCTGCGGGCGATCCTGGCCAGCGCGGGCGACATCGAGGTGGTCGCCGAGTGCGACGACGGCGGGTACGTCGTCGACCTGGTCCGCCTGCACCGCCCGCACGTCGTGCTGCTCGACGTCCGCATGCACCAGACCACCGGCATCGAGGCGCTGCGCCGGGTGATCCAGCTGCCCGACCCGCCCGCCGTGGCGATGCTGACCACCTTCGACGTCGACGAGTACGTGCGGGAGGCGCTGCGGATCGGCGCCAACGGCTTCCTGCTCAAGGACACCGAGCCCACGCAGCTGGTGGCCGCCGTGCGCGACCTGGCGCGCGGCGGCGCCGTGCTCGACCCCAACGTCGCCGCCAGGGTCATCGCGGCCCTGGCCGACGGGCAGCGCGCCGCCGAGCCCGCGCGCAAGCTGCTCGCGGCGCTGTCCGCGCGTGAGATCGAGGTCGTCACCCTGATCGGCAAGGGCATGTCCAACGCCGAGATCGGCGCGACGCTGCACCTGTCGGAGGCGACGGTGAAGGGCTACGTGTCGGCGGTGCTGGGCAAGATCGGCGCCAGCAACCGGGTCCAGGCGGCACTGGTCGCCTATCGCGGTGGCCTCATCGGCTAGTGCACTAGTTCGAATACTGACCCGGTGAGGACCGCCGGCTATGCGCCGGGTCCGGGGGCGTGCACTTCGACCCGGTTGCGGCCGTGCCGCTTCGCCCGGTAGAGCGCCACGTCGGCGTGGGCGAACAGCTTCTCCAGCGTGTCGGAGCCCGACGCCACCCCCACGCTGACCGTCGGGCGGCGGGTGTTGCCGAGCACCGCCGACCAGTCGTGTCGGTCGACCGAGATGCGGATGCGCTCGGCCACCGCGACGCCGACCGGTGAGGTCATCCCCGTGGAGTGGTCCAGCGGCGCCTCGGTCAACAGCACGACGAACTCGTCGCCCGCCCAGCGCGCCACCACGTCGCCGACACGGCACTCGGCGCGCAGGAGTTGGGCGATCTCGCGCAGGGCCGCGTCGCCCGCGGCGTGGCCCGCGGCGTCGTTGACGCCCTTGAACCAGTCGACGTCGATCAGCACGAGCCAGGGCACCCGGCCATTGGCGGCGGCGCGGTCGAGGGTCTCCGGGGCGATGCGCTCCAGACCGAGGCGGTTGGCCAGTCCGGTCAGCGGGTCGCGTTCGGCGGCCTCGCGGGCGGCCAGCGCCTGGTGGCGGGCGCGCACGGCGAGCCTGCGCTGCTCCAACGCCTGGCCAAGGCCCTCCTGGACGGTCTCCAGCGCGGTCTGGCGGGCGGTGATGTTGCGCCGCAGGGCCTCGGCCTCACCCTGCGCGTCACCGTTGTCGCGACAGATGTCGGCGAGGTCCTGGGAGTAGCGCTGGAGCAGCGCGATGTCGTTGATCCACTCCGCTTCCTTGACCGCGATCCGCGCGTGGTGGGTGGCGTCGTCGAGCTGGTGCTGTTTGCGCCGGACAAGCGCGATCACCCAGTTGCCCACCGAGTTCACCCAGCGGTTGCCCATCGGCTCGGCGACCGCGAGGGCGGTGCGCGCGGTCGCCTCGGCGCGCTCCAGTTCGCCGATGCCCGCCAGCGACGCGCCGTAGGCGGACAGGAGAGCGAGGTGGATGCGGCCCTCCTTGACCAGGGCGAGGCCTTCCTCGAGCAGCGGGATCGCCGAGCGGAAGGTCGCCTCGGCCTGGGCGGGTGGCTGTTCGCACGCGCGGAAGTTGAGCGTGCCCGCGAGCCCTTGCAGACAGTGGGCCAGGATCTCCACGTCGTCACCCGTCCGGGCGACCTCGACCGCGATCCGGCTGATCTCCAGCGACGCGCGCCGGTGGCCGATCCCTTCGAGCAGGTAGCCGAGCCTGCCCAGGGTGTCGGCGGCGAAGGACCCGCGTGGCTGCTCGGCGTCGATGTCGCTCCAGCCCTCGGCGGCCAGCTCCAGTGCCAGCGGGATGCGCCGCAGCCGCCACGCGGCCACCGCCCGCCGGGTCAGGATGGCCGCGCGCGTCCACGGGTCCAGACCCGGCGGGAC from Alloactinosynnema sp. L-07 includes:
- a CDS encoding diguanylate cyclase, coding for MDGVELDGVGATEALSADREVRLLLDAGRNDEANTLFDQLLSKVPPGLDPWTRAAILTRRAVAAWRLRRIPLALELAAEGWSDIDAEQPRGSFAADTLGRLGYLLEGIGHRRASLEISRIAVEVARTGDDVEILAHCLQGLAGTLNFRACEQPPAQAEATFRSAIPLLEEGLALVKEGRIHLALLSAYGASLAGIGELERAEATARTALAVAEPMGNRWVNSVGNWVIALVRRKQHQLDDATHHARIAVKEAEWINDIALLQRYSQDLADICRDNGDAQGEAEALRRNITARQTALETVQEGLGQALEQRRLAVRARHQALAAREAAERDPLTGLANRLGLERIAPETLDRAAANGRVPWLVLIDVDWFKGVNDAAGHAAGDAALREIAQLLRAECRVGDVVARWAGDEFVVLLTEAPLDHSTGMTSPVGVAVAERIRISVDRHDWSAVLGNTRRPTVSVGVASGSDTLEKLFAHADVALYRAKRHGRNRVEVHAPGPGA